CATCCGCCGGTGCCGGGGTCACGCTGAGGGAGAAGCTGGGACAGATGGTGATGATCACTGTGACCGGAGACTCGCTGGAGGAGACCGGACCTTCGATGGATACCCTGAAGAGCGATCTCGCGCATCGACTCGTCGGCGGTGTGGTCATGTTCGTGTGGAGTGAGAATCTGGCTACCCCGGCCCGCATCGCCCGCTTCACCGGTCAATTGCAGGCTCTCGCCCATGTCCCGCTCCTGCTTGCCATCGATCAGGAGGGGGGAAAGGTGGCACGTCTCAGCGCATCGAACGGGTTTGCTGCATCTTCCACGGCGTACGATCTGGGAACGGTCCTGAACCAGGAAGGCCCCACGCGGGGCAATGCGTCCATGATGGCGGACTGGTTCGTCCAGACCGGTTTGACGATGAATCTTGCACCGGTCGTCGATGTGAATGTCAATCCTGCGAGCCCTGCGATCGGAGCCCTCAAGCGGAGCTTCTCCGCAGATGCCGCGACCGTGGCCCGGCATGCGTCGTGGTTCATCGACGAGTTCCATGCAAAGCGCGTGTTGACGGCGCTCAAGCACTTTCCCGGACATGGGAGCGCAAAGGCAGACTCGCATCTTGGCTTCACGGACATCACGACGACGTGGACCGATGCAGAACTCGATCCCTACAGGGCGCTGCTGGCGGAAGGGAAACCTGATGCGATCATGACGGGTCATCTGTTCAACCGCTCGATCGACTCCGTCTATCCTGCGACGCTCTCCTACGCGACGATCACGGGGATCCTCCGGAACCAGCTCGGGTTCGATGGGGTGGTGATGAGTGATGCGATGGGGATGAAAGCCATCACGTCGCACTACGGACTCGATGAAGCGATGGTCCTTGCTGTGAATGCCGGGGTGGACCTTCTCCTGTACACGACGAATCGCGATAGCGCGGGGAATTCCCTCGCCCGCAGGATCGTGGATGTGCTCGAGCGGCATGTGCAGGAGGGGACCATCGCTGCGTCGCGGATCGATGCGTCGTATGCGCGCATCATGGCGTTGAAAGGATCTTTTGTGACCGGTGTCGTTAGGGCGGGGTCTCTGGACCTCCCTTCGGCAATGCGTCTCTCGAATTACCCGAATCCTTTCAATCCGGTGACAAGTGTGCAGTACACGCTGCGCAGTGATGGGCCGGCGAAGATGCAGGTCTTCGACCTTCTTGGACGTGTTGTGGCAACACCGGTCGACGGATATCACCGTGCAGGTGTGCACACGGTGCGCTTCGACGGCACCAGCCTTGGGAGCGGGATGTACATCTGCCGGCTGGAGTCCGCCGGAGCCACAGCGACCCACCGACTGGCTCTGGTGAAGTGATGATGCTGCGGCCGGCCGGCGGTGTGGTGTGGCTTCCGGCGACCTGACACAGTACCTGGTGTCCTGCGATCTCTTCTGCCCTTCCCGCAACCGACACAATCAACGATGGATGATAGGAAATGCACGTATGCCTGAGAAGATGAATCACGTTGAACGGTTTCGCGCCGTAATGAACTTTCAGCCTGTCGACCGGTTGCCGCGCTGGGAATGGGCGATGTGGTGGGACAGGACGATCGAGCGCTGGCATGGCGAAGGACTGCCTGCCACGCACACAGGCGTGTTCGAGATCCATGACTATTTCGGCCTCGACCCCTACAAGCAGTACTGGTTCAGCACCACGGATGCGACGATCGAGGCGGAACAGCACCATGTCGAGGGGCTCGTTTCGACCATGGACGACTATCTTGCGCATCGTCCGTACCTGTTTCCCGACCATGGCGATGCGATCCTGGGGATGAAGCCATGGCTGGCCCGGCAGGCCACCGGCGACGCCGTCATCTGGATCACACTCGAGGGCTTCTTCTGGTTTCCGCGTACATTGATGGGCTTCACCAAACTGATGCTGGCCTTCTACGATCAGCCGGAACTGTTGCACCGGATGAACCAGGATCTGCTCGACTTCAACCTGGCCATCCTGGATCGGATCGAGAGGATCGGCCGTCCGACATTTATGACGATCGCCGAGGACATGTCGTACAACAACGGCCCCATGATCGGCAGGGGGGTGATGGACGAATTCATGTCGCCCTACTACAAAAAGCTTCTGGCCCGTGCGAAGGAGATGGAGATGCTGACCATCGTGGATACGGACGGCGACGTGACGCTCCTTGTCCCATGGCTGCTGGACAACGGGATCGAGGGCGTGCTGCCGCTGGAACGGCAGGCTGGCGTCGATGGGATGTCCTTGCGCTCTCAATTTCCGAACCTGCGAATGGTCGGCCATTACGACAAGATGGTCATGCCCCACGGTGAAGATGCCATGCGGGCGGAGTTCGAGCGGCTCGTGCCCCTGATGAAGTCAGGCGGGTTCATCCCGAGTGTCGATCACCAGACACCTCCCGGCGTCTCGTTGGAGGAGTACCGGGTCTATCTCCGGCTGCTGCATGAATACATACGGTAGCGAGAGGTGATCGTACTTCCCCATAGGAAGAAGTGCAGTCGAATGTTCTGTGGATGTCGAAGGAGCGATGCGGCAGGTGAGCGAGTGGTTCTGACAACGGACTCACGGAACTCTGATGATCATTGAATGGAGCGATGCGGGTCCGGAATCGCAGATCCGTGGGCGATCCGAGCAACGGGGAGAATCTCCTTGACAACCCCTTTGCATTGGAGTACTCTATGGATCTTCTGACCGTGGCGTACGGTCCGGCACCTCGCGAAGCCTGGAGAGAAAGCCGCAAGAGAAGGGCTCCTGCGAACCGCAAGGCATGAGCTGATATGTGAGGTGTTGCCCTCACACACTGGAGCAAACACATGTTGAAGACTGCGATGATAGGAACCATGATCCTCGTATCCCTGACCGGCTGCTCGCATGACATTCACGTTGCAGTGACGGGCGATGATTCAAACGACGGTTCGGTTTCCCGTCCCTTGAAGACAATATCCATGGCTGCCCGGAGAGCACAACCCGGTGATGTGATCACCGTTCATGAGGGTGTGTATCGCGAGCGGATCGATCCACCACGAGGGGGAACTTCGGATGTGGACCGGATCGTGTTTCGTGCTGCTCCAGGAGAGGAAGTCATTCTCAAGGGGTCGGAGGTCATGACAGGCTGGGAAAGAGTGCAGAATGATACCTGGAAAGCAACCATACCCAATCGCTTCTTCGGGGATTTCAATCCGTATGCGGATCTGATCAAGGGAGATTGGTTCGATCCTCTGGGACGCGAACACCACACAGGCGCCGTATATCTGAACGATCACTGGCTGACCGAGGCCGCGACACTGGATCATGTGTTGCAGCCTGTCGGGAACGCGGCCATGGCCTATGATCCTCGTTTCACCGATCATTTGCTGGACATCACCTGGTTTCGTCCGGTGCACGATCATGCCCAACGGATCCCGGCTGCGAGTTTCAGCGATCAGCATGGGGTCGGCACGGGGCCATGCGTGGAGGGAGGAGAGTGCATTGGAAGGATCAATCAGGATGACTGGGTGCAGTACAAGAAGGTGGATTTCGGTGAAGGAACCAGCGAGGTGGAGTTCCGGGCAAGTTCTGGCAATGTCCTCGGAGGTACCATCGAGATCCGCGTCCACGATCCGGAGGGAGAACTTCTGGGAACATGTGCGATACCCACGACGCATGGCTGGCAATCCTGGAGATCGTTCACCGCAGAGATCAAGAACGTGCGTGGCATTCAGCAGGTGTGCCTGTTGTTCAAGGCACACGTGGAGGACAACGATCCCGATCTCCGTTTATGGTTTGCCACGGTTGATGACAGCGTGACGAGCATTTGGGCGCAATTCAAGGATGGAGACCCGAATAGCGATCGGGTCGAGATCAATGTCCGTCAAAGCGTCTTCTACCCGGAAAGACCCGGGATCAACTATATCACGGTGAGCGGTTTCACCATGATGCATGCCGCAACGAATTGGGCGCCGCCCACGGCCGAACAGGTCGGTTTGATCGGCACGCACTGGAGCAAGGGCTGGATCATAGAGAATAATGAGATCAGCTATTCGGTGTGCACCGGTATCACTCTTGGCAAACATGGCGATGGGCATGACAATACTTCGGCAAATTCCGCTGAAGGGTATGTCAAGACGATCGAGCGTGCACTGGCAAAGGGTTGGTCCAAAGAGAATATCGGTCATCATATCGTACGCAATAACCACATCTCCCATTGCGAACAGGCCGGCATCGTCGGCAGCATGGGAGCCGTGTTCTCACAGGTCAAAGACAACACGATCCATGACATTCACGTGCGTCGGCTGTTCACCGGTGCGGAAATGGCCGGGATCAAGTTTCATGGTGCGGTGGACACGGAGATCAGCGGGAACCACATCTATAGATCCTGTCTGGGCATCTGGCTTGACTGGATGACACAGGGCACGCGGGTGTCGCGCAATGTCCTGCACGACAACGGTCCATCCCATGACATATTCGTTGAGGTCAATCACGGACCATTTCTCATTGACAACAATATTCTGCTCTCGAACCCAAGCATGTTGGTCAATTCGCAGGGTGGAGCGTATGTGCATAACCTGATCGCGGGTCAGGTCAATGTCCTGTACGGTGAGAAGCGAAAGACACCCTATCTCAAAGCGCATTCAACAGAAGTTGCGGGGCTGGCTCCCAACCCCAGTGGTGATGAGCGCTACTTCAATAATATCTTCGTCACGTATGGTCTGCTCGAGTATGACCGGGCCGCGCTGCCGGTGTTCATGAATGGCAATGTGTTCCTCAATGGTGCCACGCCTTCGACGCATGAGGCCCAGGCGATCGTCAATGCTGGCGCCGATCCCGGGATCCAACTCATCGAGAAGGATGGCGGCATCTCTCTGCGCATGGTCATCGATGGATCCTGGATGAAAGGTGAACGGCAATTGGTGACGACGCAACTCCTGGGGAGAGCATTCACGCCGCAATTCTCCTACGAAATGCCGGATGGCTCTCCGTATGTCATAGGCAAGGATTTCCTGGGTGAAGACCGGGATGCTGCTGATCCAAAGCCCGGCCCATTTGAATTCAAGAGGGAGGGTGAGCAGGTATTCAAAGTACGATAATAATGATTCAGGGGTGTTACTGATCCCTGATGATTGCCGAATGCGGCATTGGGGAGTCGGGCTCGAAGAGTTGAAGTCGGCCAAAGGTGCGAAGTTGACTACTTGAAGATCCCGCGTGTCGCCATATCTCCATCCAGTCCCATCCCGGGGGAACGATGGAACTTTCTTCAGCACTGAGACAGGTTACCATGAAAAGAGTCGCGCGATGGATCGTGGCCACGCTCTGCGTCCTCTCGTTGCGGGCGCCTGCCCAGGAGGAGGTACGCCTCTCCTCCCCCGGCGGCCAGTGCGAGTTCACGTTTCGTATGATGCAGGGTGTCCCTCAGTACGCTGTCTCTTTCAAAGGCAAGGCGCTGATCGGGTACTCATCTCTGCGCCTGTGGTTCTCGGACGGCGGGCTGTTCGGGAACCGTCTCGTCATGGGCACGCCGGCGTTTGAAGAAGTCGATACGGCCTATACTCTGATCGTTGGCAAAGCCAGCCGCGTTCCTGATCGATATCGGGAGGTGCGGATCCCCCTTGAGGAAGGCGGCGGGGCACACCGGCAGATCATCGTCGTGGCCCGGGCATTCGACGACGGCATTGCGTTCCGCTACGACTATCCGAGGCAGGACGGGTGGTTGTCCTATGCACTGACGGAGGAGCGCTCTGATTTCAACATCACCGGAAATCCTACGCTGCGGACTCTGTTCTTGCGCAAGCATACCACGTGACATGGGGTTCTGCACGGTAAGCTCCCCGGGCCAGGACCACCCCCCTTTCCCTCTGATTCCCGACGCTTCCAGGATGGATTAGCTACTCTTTCATCTCTTTGGTCGATTCCATTCGATGTGCAGCTTCAGCATACTTCTGTACAGGCCAAAGAGGCCTCGCCCATTCCCGGGAGCCGGTATTTGACAAAGCGGGAAGTGCACCCATTCGGAAGAGGATGGCCTAACATTACTTCGCGGTGGGCCACCTCGTCTACCGTCACAGTCTCGAAGGAGACGACCATGAAACAGATTCGCATTACACTGTCTTTTCTTTTCCTTGCGCTTTTGACCTTCCAGCTGGGTATCGCACAAGAGTCAAAAGGACGCTGGGCAATTGGATTTCACGGCGGTCTCAATACGTGGTACAACGACTACAACCATCGCGTTTTCGGAGCGGGTGGGGAGTTTATGCTGCGATACGGCATTAGCCGTGGATTCTCAGCCGGGCTGCTGGTAGGCTACGAAGAACTTACGGCCACGCAAGACCCCCCGCTGATCTCTCCCTACGGCTATTTGAAAGTCCATGCGATACCAGCTTCATTCGTCGGATGGGTCCATTTCGCTCCCGGCCGATCCGTCAATCCCTATCTCTACGCTGGCATCGGCGCGATGTACTATAAACGATCAAGCGGAGCAATAGATATCCCCGATAGCAAACTCATTCCGACGATCCATATTCCACTTGGCATCGGTCTCGAGGTGTTTCCTTCCTCAAACATCTCCCTTGTCGTTGACGCTGGCTATCGCATAACGGATGCGTACACGGATGCACTAAAACTCAGCAAGACCGATGGATATGCCACGGTCAAAGCGGGCGTGAACATTTACATAGGCAGAAGCGACTTAGGTGATGCGGATAAGGATGGGCTCACGAATGGTGACGAAAAAGCATTCGGAACGAATCCTGACAACGCCGATTCTGACGGTGATGGGCTCAATGATGGCTATGAAGTCCACAAACTCAAGACCGGTCCTCTCAAAGTTGATTCAGACGGCGATGGCCTGAACGATGGTGACGAAGCCCTCAAACACCATACGGATCCGGCCAAGGCCGATACCGAAGGTGACGGTTTGAGCGACGGTGACGAAGTCCTCAAATACCACACCGACCCATTGAAAAGTGACACCGATGGGGACGGCTTGAGCGACGGCGATGAGGTCGTGAAATTCAAGAGTGATCCTGTGAAGGTTGATACCGACGGGGACAAGCTGTCAGATTTTGACGAGGTCCAGACATACAGAACAGATCCGGCAAAGGTGGATGCCGACACTGACGGTCTCTCGGACTTCGTTGAAGTGACAAAGCATAAGACCAACCCGTTGAAGTCGGACACGGATGGCGGTGGCATGTCAGACGGCGAGGAAGTGACACGAGGGACGAATCCTCTCGATCCGAAAGACGATGTGGTGAAAGAGACGATCGTACTTGAGAAGGGTAAGACAGCCATTTTGAAGGGAGTCAATTTCGAGTCCAACAAGGCAACATTGACGATGGATTCGGAAAACACTCTCGAAATGGCATACAATGCTCTCGTTGCCCAGCCGGACGTCAAGGTTCTCATTGTCGGTCACACTGACGCCGTTGGATCTGACGCGTACAATAAGCAACTGTCGTTCCGCAGGGCGGAAACCGTCAAGAACTGGATGGTTGTCAAAGGCATATCGGCGCGCCGGATGAGTGTGGCAGGGAAGGGCGAGATTGAGCCGATCGATTCCAATGAGACGGATAGCGGACGCGCAAACAACCGGCGGATCGAATTCCGCGTACTGCAATAGCACCACGGTGAGGCATGTGTGATACAACAGAAGGCTCAGGAGCGATCCTGAGCCTTTTCTTTGGATCCCCTCACGTGCTGGATCTTCCGTACAATGCCGCAATTGCCCACCCCCCCCCGGTTCCCAAGCGGAAAAGCGGCGAGTTGGTATCTCCGCGCCATGAGTTGTCCGATCTGCCTGCAACTTCTTCACATCTGCAACGAATACAAAGTCTCAGTCCCGATCGTTATCACGTGTTCTCGCCCCGTGTGGGGCATATGCACGAGGCAGGAGGCAGGTGCTGACCGTCATCGCAGCACCCTGTGCTGCCGGATTGGATCGGGTCTCTGGATACGCGTCACGTTCGATGAGGTGTCGATCCACGGTTGCTCAATCAATGGAAGAGATACATCCCATGCAAGGAGATCCCTCATGAATGGCATCGTCATCCTCGGCTGTTTGCTGGCCGTCCACTCCGTGGCATATGGCAAAGACATCGTCCGGTTCGATCTTGGAGACCTGCTTCGGAAGGACGGTCTTACGGTGTTCAACCGGCATGTTGAGCCAGTGCCGGATCCTTCGAAGAACGGGCTGGTGTTGAGCGAAGAGTACGGCGAAGGGTTGGTGTGGATCAACGGGGTGTCATTTTCAACGGGGACCATTGAGGTGGATCTGAAGGGGCAGAACATCTTCCAGCGGAGCTTTCCCGGTATCGCGTTCCGGGGGGCCGATGATTCGACGTTTGACGCCATCTACTTCCGGCCGTTCCATTTCCTGAGTACGGATTCCGTGCGGAGGACGCGGTGTGTTCAGTACATAAGTCTTCCACAGTACACCTGGCAACGATTGCGGGAAGAACACAACGGCATGTATGAGCATGCGGTGGATCCTGCGCCTGATCCGGACGACTGGTTTCACGTCCGGATCGTCGTGCGCAAGGATGAAGCCCTGGTGTACGTGAACAATGCGGAGAGGCCGAGCCTGCGCGTGCATCTTCTGAGCGACAGGAAGCGGGGGATGATCGGGCTGTATACCGCTGACCGCTCGGGCGGATCATTCGGGAATCTGTCCATAGAGACAGAGTAGCCGGTGCGCCCATGAACCGACGCCTGCTCCGTGGGGTCCTGGAAGGCCTTTCGGATTCATTGACAATCTCCTTGGGTTTTGGTAACGTCATGCGTGCCCTGCCTGGGAAGGAGCCTCTTCTGTCCGGAAGGGATCGGGATGCATTTGTCCCGTGGCACAGCGACTTCCTGCGCGGATGGAACCGCGACGAAGCACTCAATCCGATCGGTCATTGGCTCATGGATAAGGATAGGCCGGCTCTCTTTTTTACGCTGATTTGTGCATTGCAGATCCTGGTCTATCTGTTCAAGGTCGATCTGGATGCCTGGTCCGTTCAAGAATACCTGCATGAGCCTTATGAGACCTTCACTGAATTGCCGTTTGCAGAGCATGGAACCCAAAGGGACTGGACCATCTTCTGGTTGTCGCCGGAAATGGATGCTCCGGATACAGCAAACGACAGATGTGAATGGAGTGCCCTTTGGCGTTCTCTCCGCCTCGCGGAGAATATCCGTGTCACTGTCCTGCTGAATCAGCAGGAGCTGGTGCTTTCGCCTGCGCGACAAATTGTTTCCCGCCTGCGGATCCAGAACATATCGCACAAGTCCTCGGCTGATGAAGATCTGAATCGTCGTTTGCTTTCCTGAACGAATGACTTGATCTCATCAGGTACCGTCACCAACCAGAGGACAATTCCATGTCTGCACCTATCGAGGAGCATCAGGCGGTCAGCACGTCAGCAAAACCGTCCAGGAATACCCGCAACGTCGCTAAATTTCTACTCAGAGGATTGGGTGGGATCACCCTTTTGGTAGTGGTCTTTGCTGGGTGGATCTATTTTTCTCTTTTCTCTGGTCCCGGGCAGATGGAGATGTCCGATGGTCATCCATTCAGATCGACGGAAGCAAGAGAGCGATATCTGGCATTCGAAGACAAGATGGCCAGAAGGTGGCCCGCCATTTCCGAGGAACGGTTGGTGCAGACTTCGTTTGGCAGGACGTTCATGAGGATCAGCGGCCCCGTCGACGCTCCACCGTTAGTGTTGTTGCCGGGAGGCGGCTCAAACTCGTACATCTGGAGCGCAAACATCGCGGCCCTGTCCAGGGAATTCAGGACCTATGCGCTCGACAATATTTGGGATTTCGGGAGGAGCGTTCCCACTCGCAGGATCGAGAGTGGCCGCGACTTTACCGGTTGGCTCGACGAGTTGTTCGACACTCTTCGTCTTGGCAACGACATTCGGATCATTGGATATTCCTACGGGGGTTGGGTCGCTTCTCAGTACGTGCTCGACCATCCTGGGCGACTGAAGGGCGCTGTGCTCATGGCTCCTGCGTTCACCGTCTTGCCACTCCCGAGTGCATATATGTGGGGCATGGTGTCCACCCTTCTCCCGGTACGGTACTTCAAGGAAAGGATGATGTATTGGGTTTGGAAGGATCTGGCCGAGAGGGGTGAGGAGGGGAAGGCACTCGTGGACGAAAGAGTAGAGTATATTACGATCGCCTACAGGAGTTTCAAATTCAAGACGCCTGTCAATCCGACGGTCCTCAGCGACGCTGAACTCCAGGGGATCAGGGTTCCCGTGCTGTACATGATCGGTGAGCATGAAACCTGCTATGATGCAGACAGCGCCGTCAGTCGTCTCGCGAAGATCGCTCCGAGGATCGAGATCTGCTTCATTCCAGGTACCGGACACGAATTGATGTTCACCCACACGGATGTCGTCAATCAGAGAATCCTTGAGTTCCTGAAGCCTTGAATCATATTCGATCGATCTGGCGCTCCGGCGAATACGCCACCGCGTGGCTCATGGTGGGCACAACTTTGGTGCAACACTCCGGCGCAGATGCTGCAGGAAATGATCGGCTCCAAGGTCAGGCGGTTGCCGTGCCCGCCTCCGGGACCAGATGTTGCTCAGAAGGCCCGGGGGCGGATCTCATTGTGACGGTCATCGTGCAGCAGTCGATGTCCTCTTGTCTTCATTGATGTCTCAGCTCTTCTCCCTTGAAGGGCGCTTTGAAGTACTTCGCCACCGCTGCATTGAACAGACCAGGGTTTTCCCTTGTCACGTAGTGGGTTTCGCCGGGGAAGATGCACAGGTTCGCTCTAGCGACATTCTGGTAGATGAGCATCGTGTGCTCAAGTGGGATAATATCCCTGTCCGTGGAGAGGACGAGGACAGGACACGTGATCCTGTGCAGTTCTCCAGGTGAAATATGCGGCTGGAATTCCATGAGTCGGTTGCGCTGTTGGACCACCCTCCAGTCTTTACTGGCGTCCTTCCGTGCAAGCATCTCCTCCGCCTGCTTTCTATTCCGTACCACCTCGTCGTAGAAGAATGGATAGAGCGCTGTCGTGTCCGGAGTGAGGTTTGCTGCAAACGCAGCGACCTTTCGTATCCGCTCCGGATAGAACTCAATGCGACGGGGGTCTGGCAGAACCCTGATGATCCTGGAAATCGCTCAGCCAAGCCAGAAATGAGGAGTTTCTATTGACCCGTCAGGCTCCTTGACATTCTTCCATCTTTGAACTAGTATTCCCTCACCTGTTCTCTCTCACACTGCTTGCCGATATCCGCGATCGGAGATCGGCTGCAAGCGCTTTTTGAGATCGATTGCCCCCCCCTTAGTATTGTAGCATTCCCTCTCACACTTCAGCCGCTTTCTCAGGATACTCCGACCCGTGAATAGTGCAGGCGATGCTCTATGATTGCGCCCGTTTTTCGTGGGGTACTCCATGAAACCCAT
This DNA window, taken from Ignavibacteriota bacterium, encodes the following:
- a CDS encoding T9SS type A sorting domain-containing protein encodes the protein MRSCISWLVASMLFLSASAGAGVTLREKLGQMVMITVTGDSLEETGPSMDTLKSDLAHRLVGGVVMFVWSENLATPARIARFTGQLQALAHVPLLLAIDQEGGKVARLSASNGFAASSTAYDLGTVLNQEGPTRGNASMMADWFVQTGLTMNLAPVVDVNVNPASPAIGALKRSFSADAATVARHASWFIDEFHAKRVLTALKHFPGHGSAKADSHLGFTDITTTWTDAELDPYRALLAEGKPDAIMTGHLFNRSIDSVYPATLSYATITGILRNQLGFDGVVMSDAMGMKAITSHYGLDEAMVLAVNAGVDLLLYTTNRDSAGNSLARRIVDVLERHVQEGTIAASRIDASYARIMALKGSFVTGVVRAGSLDLPSAMRLSNYPNPFNPVTSVQYTLRSDGPAKMQVFDLLGRVVATPVDGYHRAGVHTVRFDGTSLGSGMYICRLESAGATATHRLALVK
- a CDS encoding carbohydrate-binding protein; the protein is MILVSLTGCSHDIHVAVTGDDSNDGSVSRPLKTISMAARRAQPGDVITVHEGVYRERIDPPRGGTSDVDRIVFRAAPGEEVILKGSEVMTGWERVQNDTWKATIPNRFFGDFNPYADLIKGDWFDPLGREHHTGAVYLNDHWLTEAATLDHVLQPVGNAAMAYDPRFTDHLLDITWFRPVHDHAQRIPAASFSDQHGVGTGPCVEGGECIGRINQDDWVQYKKVDFGEGTSEVEFRASSGNVLGGTIEIRVHDPEGELLGTCAIPTTHGWQSWRSFTAEIKNVRGIQQVCLLFKAHVEDNDPDLRLWFATVDDSVTSIWAQFKDGDPNSDRVEINVRQSVFYPERPGINYITVSGFTMMHAATNWAPPTAEQVGLIGTHWSKGWIIENNEISYSVCTGITLGKHGDGHDNTSANSAEGYVKTIERALAKGWSKENIGHHIVRNNHISHCEQAGIVGSMGAVFSQVKDNTIHDIHVRRLFTGAEMAGIKFHGAVDTEISGNHIYRSCLGIWLDWMTQGTRVSRNVLHDNGPSHDIFVEVNHGPFLIDNNILLSNPSMLVNSQGGAYVHNLIAGQVNVLYGEKRKTPYLKAHSTEVAGLAPNPSGDERYFNNIFVTYGLLEYDRAALPVFMNGNVFLNGATPSTHEAQAIVNAGADPGIQLIEKDGGISLRMVIDGSWMKGERQLVTTQLLGRAFTPQFSYEMPDGSPYVIGKDFLGEDRDAADPKPGPFEFKREGEQVFKVR
- a CDS encoding glycoside hydrolase family 97 N-terminal domain-containing protein produces the protein MKRVARWIVATLCVLSLRAPAQEEVRLSSPGGQCEFTFRMMQGVPQYAVSFKGKALIGYSSLRLWFSDGGLFGNRLVMGTPAFEEVDTAYTLIVGKASRVPDRYREVRIPLEEGGGAHRQIIVVARAFDDGIAFRYDYPRQDGWLSYALTEERSDFNITGNPTLRTLFLRKHTT
- a CDS encoding OmpA family protein, with product MKQIRITLSFLFLALLTFQLGIAQESKGRWAIGFHGGLNTWYNDYNHRVFGAGGEFMLRYGISRGFSAGLLVGYEELTATQDPPLISPYGYLKVHAIPASFVGWVHFAPGRSVNPYLYAGIGAMYYKRSSGAIDIPDSKLIPTIHIPLGIGLEVFPSSNISLVVDAGYRITDAYTDALKLSKTDGYATVKAGVNIYIGRSDLGDADKDGLTNGDEKAFGTNPDNADSDGDGLNDGYEVHKLKTGPLKVDSDGDGLNDGDEALKHHTDPAKADTEGDGLSDGDEVLKYHTDPLKSDTDGDGLSDGDEVVKFKSDPVKVDTDGDKLSDFDEVQTYRTDPAKVDADTDGLSDFVEVTKHKTNPLKSDTDGGGMSDGEEVTRGTNPLDPKDDVVKETIVLEKGKTAILKGVNFESNKATLTMDSENTLEMAYNALVAQPDVKVLIVGHTDAVGSDAYNKQLSFRRAETVKNWMVVKGISARRMSVAGKGEIEPIDSNETDSGRANNRRIEFRVLQ
- a CDS encoding alpha/beta hydrolase is translated as MEMSDGHPFRSTEARERYLAFEDKMARRWPAISEERLVQTSFGRTFMRISGPVDAPPLVLLPGGGSNSYIWSANIAALSREFRTYALDNIWDFGRSVPTRRIESGRDFTGWLDELFDTLRLGNDIRIIGYSYGGWVASQYVLDHPGRLKGAVLMAPAFTVLPLPSAYMWGMVSTLLPVRYFKERMMYWVWKDLAERGEEGKALVDERVEYITIAYRSFKFKTPVNPTVLSDAELQGIRVPVLYMIGEHETCYDADSAVSRLAKIAPRIEICFIPGTGHELMFTHTDVVNQRILEFLKP
- a CDS encoding alpha/beta hydrolase, which produces MLARKDASKDWRVVQQRNRLMEFQPHISPGELHRITCPVLVLSTDRDIIPLEHTMLIYQNVARANLCIFPGETHYVTRENPGLFNAAVAKYFKAPFKGEELRHQ